One region of Chryseobacterium sp. SORGH_AS_0447 genomic DNA includes:
- a CDS encoding NAD(P)H-dependent oxidoreductase has protein sequence MRHLIIYAHPNEKSLNHQILKTVTDTIKEDGNHELIIRDLNTMQFNPVLSLKDLQDQRAGTLAEDIKKEQEYISRAECITFIYPIWWTGMPAVMKGYIDRVFTYGFAYRYDQGIQKGLLKGKKAAIINTHGKSHEEYTQTGMDKALQLTSDDGIFSYCGFDVIQHLFFDRADRATAESVDLWKEQVKTFYRQI, from the coding sequence ATGAGACATTTAATTATTTATGCCCATCCTAATGAGAAAAGCCTTAATCATCAGATTTTAAAAACGGTTACCGATACGATAAAGGAAGACGGAAATCATGAACTCATCATCCGGGATCTCAACACGATGCAATTTAATCCCGTTCTCTCTTTAAAAGATCTTCAGGATCAGCGTGCAGGAACTCTTGCGGAGGACATTAAGAAAGAACAGGAATATATTTCCCGGGCAGAATGCATTACTTTTATCTATCCGATCTGGTGGACCGGAATGCCGGCCGTAATGAAAGGATATATCGACCGGGTTTTTACCTACGGTTTTGCCTACCGGTACGATCAGGGAATTCAGAAGGGACTTTTGAAAGGAAAGAAGGCTGCTATCATCAACACCCACGGCAAATCCCATGAGGAATATACACAGACCGGTATGGATAAAGCACTCCAGCTGACCTCAGATGACGGTATTTTTTCATACTGCGGTTTCGATGTTATCCAGCATCTCTTTTTTGACCGGGCAGACCGGGCCACTGCGGAAAGTGTGGACCTATGGAAGGAACAGGTCAAAACCTTTTATCGTCAGATCTAA
- a CDS encoding AraC family transcriptional regulator, with protein MKNSDPEYNQYTIQVPLEFEEVFSHFYYAENRSSFPVVKILLPHYRMILLFCFGGEITMTTPQASVKIRQCLVIGPVKKAFDYSLPPGTSFLAVNFKGDAFYRFFGKSLAGSHATGSDPDGLVPDNCFTDVWQKLSQLSSTDEKSRYLLEFCKPYLQDQNTLDALLGDLSQGAFDPVKTAAGITGQTERNVQLHYKNRLGYSAKEIHRYQRFLKAIKIIEKEADNERKTDWFYIIDSCGYYDQSQLIRDFKHFLGMTPSCYVKFQKSICNPVSG; from the coding sequence TTGAAAAATTCAGATCCGGAATATAATCAGTATACTATTCAGGTTCCTTTGGAGTTTGAAGAGGTGTTTTCCCATTTTTACTATGCCGAAAACCGATCGTCATTTCCGGTTGTAAAAATACTGCTTCCCCATTACCGGATGATCCTGCTTTTCTGTTTCGGAGGAGAAATCACCATGACAACGCCGCAAGCATCGGTAAAAATCCGGCAGTGCCTTGTTATCGGCCCCGTAAAAAAAGCCTTTGACTATTCCCTTCCTCCCGGAACTTCTTTTTTGGCAGTGAATTTCAAAGGAGATGCTTTCTATCGTTTTTTTGGAAAATCGCTGGCAGGATCGCATGCTACTGGTTCCGATCCTGATGGTCTTGTTCCTGACAACTGTTTCACAGACGTCTGGCAAAAACTTTCCCAGCTTTCTTCTACTGACGAAAAATCCCGTTACCTGCTTGAATTCTGTAAACCTTATTTACAGGACCAAAATACACTGGATGCTCTTTTGGGTGACCTTTCACAAGGAGCTTTCGACCCCGTTAAAACAGCTGCCGGAATTACAGGACAGACGGAAAGAAACGTTCAGCTACATTATAAAAACAGGCTAGGATATTCGGCAAAGGAGATTCACCGCTATCAGCGTTTTCTCAAAGCGATTAAAATAATTGAAAAAGAAGCAGATAACGAACGGAAAACCGATTGGTTTTATATAATCGATTCATGTGGCTATTACGACCAGAGCCAGCTCATCCGTGATTTTAAGCACTTTCTCGGGATGACGCCTTCGTGCTATGTAAAGTTTCAGAAGAGCATCTGTAATCCCGTTTCAGGATAA
- a CDS encoding TerD family protein: MAINLQKGQRIELGFTKMTIGLGWDPNEGMGYDFDLDASAIMIDADRKLVSEEYFIFYNNLNSPDGALTHTGDDPSGKNSDGDDDEAIVVDLEKVDPRVEEILFVVTIEDFERRKQNFGQVRNSYIRIIDNMTHQEIAKYELDEDFSIETGIEFGRLYKRSGSWKFEASGIGYRADLGFFLEKYYKGQIIK, from the coding sequence ATGGCAATTAATTTACAGAAAGGTCAGCGGATCGAATTAGGATTTACCAAAATGACGATCGGTCTTGGGTGGGATCCGAATGAAGGGATGGGATATGATTTCGACCTGGATGCTTCAGCAATTATGATCGATGCCGACCGGAAACTGGTCAGTGAGGAATACTTCATTTTTTATAATAACCTGAATTCGCCCGACGGCGCTCTTACGCACACCGGCGACGATCCGAGCGGGAAAAACAGTGACGGTGATGATGATGAAGCCATTGTCGTGGATCTGGAAAAAGTAGATCCCAGGGTAGAAGAGATCCTTTTTGTAGTAACGATTGAGGATTTTGAAAGAAGAAAGCAGAATTTCGGGCAGGTAAGGAATTCCTATATCCGCATTATCGACAATATGACGCATCAGGAAATTGCAAAATATGAGCTGGACGAAGATTTCTCCATAGAAACGGGAATTGAGTTCGGAAGGTTGTACAAGCGCAGCGGAAGCTGGAAATTTGAAGCGTCAGGAATCGGCTACCGTGCAGATCTCGGCTTTTTCCTGGAAAAATATTACAAAGGACAAATCATAAAATAG